The Legionella jordanis genomic sequence CGCGATTGAAAGACGCCAACCACCTGTCTTTTTACGCCAGCCGGATTGATCAATGGCCCAAGGAGATTAAACAGTGTACGAATGCCCAGTTGCTGCCTGGCATTGCGGGCATGCTGCATCGCCCGGTGGAAATGAGGGGCAAATAAAAAACTTAAACCGCATTCCTGCATGCACAGTTGAAGTGCCTCATCACTCAATTCGATTTGAAAACCGGCGTGTGAGAGGAGATCGGCACTACCACTTTTGCTCGACACAGAGCGATTCCCATGCTTGGCTACTTTAACTCCAGCGGCCGCAACGACAAAACTGCTGATCGTGGAGACGTTGAAGGTATTCTTACCATCGCCACCGGTGCCTACGATATCAATTAAACCGTCACCCAATTCAATGACATGAGCGAGTTCCAGCATGACTGTAGCTGCGGATGTTAATTCTTCTACAGTCTCGCCTTTCATGCGCATGAGGCTAAGAAAGCTTGCAATCTGTACATCGCTCAATTCACCTCTCATGCAGGCGCGCATAAAGGATTGCATTTCCTCAACATTAAGGTCCTGATGAGCGATTAATTTTTCAAAAAACGGTTTGATGTTCATGCTCTAAAAAATTCTTTAATAATTCAAATCCATACTCACTCAGAATGGCTTCCGGATGGAATTGTAGACCATAAAGGGGATATTGACGATGGGAAATTGCCATTATGTGATCATCTGCCCAGGCGTCAACTGACAGGCAGCTTGGAAGGGTGGGCGGATCTATCATGAGTGAGTGATAGCGTGTGGCTTGAAAAGGACTTGGTAGGCCCCGAAATAACCCGCGTTTGTGATGTTCAATGGCAGAGGTCTTGCCATGCATGATGGTCGATGCTTTAACCACTGAGGCACCAAAAAAATGCCCGAGGCATTGATGTCCAAGGCAAATTCCCAAAATTGGCAACCGCTTGTAAAAATGCTCCAAGACGGCTAAAGAAATTCCGGCATCTTTCGGGCCTTTTGGGCCTGGGGAGATGACAATGTATTCAGGTGATAATTGCTCAATTGCTTCAAGGAGGATGCCATCGTTTGCATACACCAATACTTCTTGCCCGAGGCATTGAAAATACTGTACCAAATTGTAGGTAAATGAATCGTAATTATCAATGACAAGCAACATGGCAAATGGATCCAATGGTGAAGGTTAAGCTTTATGCTGCATTTTATCATAGGGAATGGATGGATTAGAGATTTGCGTTAAGCATCATTAGGTTTTTTTGGTTATACTGCTTATGGCTTGAATTTGTTGTGCACTTGAAAGGATAATACAGCAAAATTATTCAATTGATTAAGAGTATGGTTTTAAAAATTTTTCCTGCAGGAGAAGATCGGAATTTTACCACAGTTTATGTTCAAGATTCCGATGAATTAAATTCTCAAGATGAGGGGAGTATTGTCTTATTTCAGGAGACTCTGAAACAGAGCAAGGCACCGGTTGAAATTGAGATTAAGTCACTCGGACAATCCCTGATGAAAGCTCTTTTTAAAGAGGTAAAAAAAAGTCAGCGTGTTAGGAACATCAAGTTAAATTTTGGTTTGAATGGTGTTAATGAATTAAACCAGGCCCTCATAGAGCTCAGCCAAGTTCTACTTTTGCCAACCTGTTCAATCGAATCCCTTGAGATTTCGATTTTACCCAAAACAGATTTGCAGCCTTTGGTGCAAGCGTTAAAGCAAAATAATTCCCTCAACAGTTTAAGATTAGCGACTTTTGAATTTCTTGCCCTTGGGATAGATCATTTATCGGGTCTACTTGAGGTGCTGGCCCAAGGGAATAATAAGGGCGCCTTAACCGTTAAAAATGCAATTACAACCCTGCATCTTATCAATTTTAGTGTAGAACCTTCTAAAGATTCATTCCGTCTATTGATGGAAACAATGAAAAAACTTGAATGTTTTGTTTTTATTGCCAGTCGATTTTTCCCACGACCTTTACTCAGTCAACTAAAAGATTGCCAAAGATTGTCTTCGCTGACCCTGGGAGGATTGGATTTTTGCGAAAACCCGGAACCGTTTAGAGAATTGGGACGCAACTTGCCGGCATACCTTGAGAGGCTTGTGTTATCTTCGCATCACATTAATGCATCCGTGGGTAGGGTAACGACCTCTCTGTATGAAGGGGCAATAGCATTGTTGGAGAATTGCAGTCCAGAGGCTTCTTTTCATCTTATTGTGAAAGAGCTATTTAATTACCCTATGCCTGAGTCTAGTAAGTTAGAGAGAATTAGAGAATTGCTCAAAAATAAAAAAATTGCTTTAAGTTCCCTATACCTGACCTACCCACCTGTTGAAGCGCTTAACCAACAGGCTTTGTTACTAACCGCTTTAGCAGAGATTAAAAGAAACCAGTTCTACAAAAAAAATGCAGGTTTGCATCAACCTACAGCTTGTCATTCCGATGAGAAAGTAGATGAAAATATGCCTCTGGAACAATTAGAATCACTCTTAATAAGCCGCATAGAAGGGATATCTTGTTCGCCTTGTCCTTCGGAGGAGGAGTCGGCTCTATTTAGCTATAAAACAGAAGCCAGGGATCGATTCTTTCCAAGGCCTTCCCATTTATTGGAGAATGAAGAAAAGCAAAAGGAAAACAGTAATAAATTTTTTCTTTAAACTGTAAAGCAAGGTCTGCACCTTGCTTTCATCTATTGTGTAATTCAATGAAAGGAAATGATGTGAAAATTTCAATTACTAAACGCGGTGATGATGCAAATTTGAAACTTAATTTTTTTAAGCAATTCTGTTCTAAATTTTCAAGCAGGGGCAAAATAAGCAATTACAGCGATAAGAGCATCACTAATGTTTCCCGGCATAATTTTAGATTCATAGGCAATCAATTCATCACGGCAGAAGAAGCCTCAGCGATGATGAAAACCAGCTTATCCCTTGAATTCAAACCACATGCTACTGAAGATGGTTCAAGACTGGAGGATGAAATAAATCAGTTTTTGCAACAACATTATGGACTTAATCCCGAAGAATATACTCTAGAGAACTCTTCTTCTCATGAGCGCGAGTTTGAATTACAGTTCTAGATCTTACTTTGAAGCGCCAGAGGTTTAATTGAGAGGCTTGCCAGAGATTAGCAAAGCCTCTGATTTATCCTTCATTCTATGCTGTTTTAGGAATGGCCGGGTTATAAAGAAAACTCTTCGCCTAAATAAACAGCTCGAACTTGCTGGTTGGAGAGAATGGTTTCTGACGTCCCTTCGCACAATATTTTCCCTTGGCTCACAATGTAGGCGCGATCGCAAATGTCTAAAGTTTCACGCACATTGTGATCAGTAATTAAAACACCAATGCCTTTGTCGCAAAGGTGAATAATAATTTTTTTAATGTCTAATACTGAAATCGGATCAACCCCGGCGAAGGGTTCGTCTAATAAAATAAAATCAGGCTCAATGGCCAGGGCGCGTGCAATTTCAACCCGGCGGCGCTCACCGCCTGAAAGACTCATTCCCAGGCTATTGGCAATGTGGGATATATGAAATTCCTGCAGCAATTCCTGAAGTTTACTGTCTCTGCCTTTGTCGTCTAAGTCTTTTCTTAATTGCAAGATGGATAGAATATTATTGGCCACAGTCATTTTACGAAATACCGATGCTTCTTGCGGCAGGTAACCAATACCTAATCGAGCCCTTTGATGCATAGGCGCTTTGGTGATGTCTTTGTCATTTAAAATAATCTGCCCTTTATCGCAAGATTGAAGTCCGACAATCATGTAGAAACAAGTGGTTTTTCCTGCTCCATTCGGACCCAGGAGACCGACACACTCTCCTCGATTGATATGAATGCTAACGTCATTGACTACGGTGCGGGTTTTAAATGATTTTTTTAAATTGTTTGCTGACAACAAGCTCATGTTTTTTTCTCGGGATGAATGATGATTTTTGTACGGTTCCGACCATCCCCTTTCGAGATAACTTGTTGTTTTTCTATATCATAACTGATTTTTGGACCTGAAAAAGAATTGTCGCCCTGGCTAACTTTGGCATTGCCAATTAGCTCCACCAAGTGGCGATCCGGGTAATATCGAATCATGTCGGCGTATGCGTGTAGTGGAGGTTTGTCCAAAGCAGTCGTTACCCAATAATGCGCTTGAGCAGTTTCATCCCCCATAGCAATGGCTAAACTTAATTTATTTTGGGCATTGCCTTCCGTAATGGCTTTAGCCGCTCTTAAATGGGTTGTTCCTTGATCAAAACTGACATTGCCCTGGTATACGCCACGATGGTTTTGCTGATTTAAATCAGCAGTATCGGCAGATAACTCAGCTACTTTTTCGCGATCATCCGGTAAAGCAAAACTATTCAAGCTTATTCCCAATAAAAGAATAAGCAAAAAGCTGATTAGATTAACCTTGTTTGGGTTCATAGGTTGCGTGGGCTCTGCTTAATAGTTGAACTTTCTTCTCGGCCAAATAAGCTTTCATGCCGTTTGATTTTACCACCGTACCCGGTTGCTCAAACAGAACGGCTAAATCGCTTGTGGCCAGCTTTTCCTTAGGGAAGTATAACAGTTCTTCTGTTTTCATTGTACTTTCCTGGGTGTGTTCGCTCTGGTTCTGGTGAACTATAACCTGATGACGAAAAATAATCCTATCCCCACCGTGGATGGATTTGGCGTATTTGGAGCTAATTTCCCAAGCGGGTTGCCCCGGTTGGACGATTAAAATATTTGGACTTTTAAACAGGTTGGTGTTATCAGCAGGAATATGTTTCATTTCGGGAGAATGCAGATAATTGATAAGCTTACCTTCTTCATCAAATCGACGCACAACAAGATTCGTTACGATGGTGTCTGGAGATTGCGAGAGCGCTTGGTCATTCAGTTGCACAAGATTGTTTGAGCTTGCAAAATACCATCCAGAGCAAGCCAGGACAATTAAGGTGCTGAATAACCAAAAAGCTTGCTTTGCAGCATTCATGAGGCAAGATACCTTGTAAGGGCAATCTCCTGTTTGCCTTGTGCTTTTAAAATGAGCTCGCAGACTTCGCGCACAGCCCCCCGCCCGCCGCATCCTTCAGTTTGCCAAAAGGCGAATTCCTTAACTTGTTCCACGGCATTTGCTACGGCAATTCCCAAGCCTACTTTTTGAATAATCGGTAAATCGGGTAAATCGTCTCCAACGTAAGCAAATTCGTCGTATTCAAAACCAAGGGTTTCTTTCAGTTTTTCAAACGCGTTGCGTTTGTCCACCTGGCCGGTAAAATAATGACTAATGCCAAGTTGTTTCATGCGGTGATCAATAACTGCATTAACCGCAGTGGTAATGACAGCAACCTGGATGTCAGCTGCCATGAGCAATTTTAAACCCATGCCATCCTGGACATGGAAAGTTTTAAGTTCATTGCCGTAATTATCAATGTAAAGAAGGCCGTCGGTAAGAACCCCGTCGACATCGCAAACAAGGCATTTAATTTTTTGAGCTTTTTTAATCAATTCATTCATAGTTATCTCTAAAAAACACCAGCACGAAGCAGGTCATGTAAATGGACAACGGCGATGGGTTTGTTCTCATCATCAACTACCACAAGCGAGGTGATGCTATGCTTTTGCATAATCGTTAGTGCTTCGGCAGCTAGTAATCCTTTTTTAATGGTCTTGCAGTTTCGACCCATGACTGCTGAAAGAGAAGTAGTATTAATATCATAATTCTGATTAAGAGTCCTTCGAACATCACCGTCGGTATAGACCCCTACAAGATAGCCTTTTTCATTAATCACGCAAGTCATGCCTAATTTTTTTGCGGTCACCTCAATCAAGGCTTCGCGGATGGTTGCCTGTTCAAGCACAACGGGTAATTCATCCCCCTCGTGACATAACTCATCAATACGCAGTAAAAGCCTTCTGCCCAAAGCCCCACCAGGATGAGCCAAAGCAAAGTCTTCAGCGCTAAAGCCTCTAGCTTGCAACAGGGCAATGGCCAAAGCATCACCCATTACCAGAGAAACCGTAGTACTGGTGGTGGGGGCAAGGCCTAAAGGACATGCTTCCTGATGAACACTAACATCCAAGTTCACATCGGCTGATTTGGCAATGGTGGATTCAGCGTTGCCGGTTAACGTAATCAGAGGGACTTCAAGTCTTTTTAACAAGGGGAGCAGGGTAACAATTTCATTGGTAAAGCCAGAGTTTGAAATGGCAATCACGCTATCTTGCCTTGTAATCATCCCCAAGTCACCGTGGCTGGCTTCACCAGGATGCATGAAGAAAGCCGGTGTTCCGGTGCTGGAAAGAGTGGCAGCAATTTTATTGCCAATATGGCCGGATTTGCCCATACCCGTCACC encodes the following:
- a CDS encoding anthranilate synthase component II — translated: MLLVIDNYDSFTYNLVQYFQCLGQEVLVYANDGILLEAIEQLSPEYIVISPGPKGPKDAGISLAVLEHFYKRLPILGICLGHQCLGHFFGASVVKASTIMHGKTSAIEHHKRGLFRGLPSPFQATRYHSLMIDPPTLPSCLSVDAWADDHIMAISHRQYPLYGLQFHPEAILSEYGFELLKNFLEHEHQTVF
- the lptB gene encoding LPS export ABC transporter ATP-binding protein; translation: MSLLSANNLKKSFKTRTVVNDVSIHINRGECVGLLGPNGAGKTTCFYMIVGLQSCDKGQIILNDKDITKAPMHQRARLGIGYLPQEASVFRKMTVANNILSILQLRKDLDDKGRDSKLQELLQEFHISHIANSLGMSLSGGERRRVEIARALAIEPDFILLDEPFAGVDPISVLDIKKIIIHLCDKGIGVLITDHNVRETLDICDRAYIVSQGKILCEGTSETILSNQQVRAVYLGEEFSL
- the lptA gene encoding lipopolysaccharide transport periplasmic protein LptA, producing MNPNKVNLISFLLILLLGISLNSFALPDDREKVAELSADTADLNQQNHRGVYQGNVSFDQGTTHLRAAKAITEGNAQNKLSLAIAMGDETAQAHYWVTTALDKPPLHAYADMIRYYPDRHLVELIGNAKVSQGDNSFSGPKISYDIEKQQVISKGDGRNRTKIIIHPEKKT
- a CDS encoding KpsF/GutQ family sugar-phosphate isomerase, giving the protein MNFCKLGLAVIETEAQAVFNLTQRIDERFEKACELLLDCKGRVVVTGMGKSGHIGNKIAATLSSTGTPAFFMHPGEASHGDLGMITRQDSVIAISNSGFTNEIVTLLPLLKRLEVPLITLTGNAESTIAKSADVNLDVSVHQEACPLGLAPTTSTTVSLVMGDALAIALLQARGFSAEDFALAHPGGALGRRLLLRIDELCHEGDELPVVLEQATIREALIEVTAKKLGMTCVINEKGYLVGVYTDGDVRRTLNQNYDINTTSLSAVMGRNCKTIKKGLLAAEALTIMQKHSITSLVVVDDENKPIAVVHLHDLLRAGVF
- the lptC gene encoding LPS export ABC transporter periplasmic protein LptC, coding for MNAAKQAFWLFSTLIVLACSGWYFASSNNLVQLNDQALSQSPDTIVTNLVVRRFDEEGKLINYLHSPEMKHIPADNTNLFKSPNILIVQPGQPAWEISSKYAKSIHGGDRIIFRHQVIVHQNQSEHTQESTMKTEELLYFPKEKLATSDLAVLFEQPGTVVKSNGMKAYLAEKKVQLLSRAHATYEPKQG
- a CDS encoding KdsC family phosphatase, which produces MNELIKKAQKIKCLVCDVDGVLTDGLLYIDNYGNELKTFHVQDGMGLKLLMAADIQVAVITTAVNAVIDHRMKQLGISHYFTGQVDKRNAFEKLKETLGFEYDEFAYVGDDLPDLPIIQKVGLGIAVANAVEQVKEFAFWQTEGCGGRGAVREVCELILKAQGKQEIALTRYLAS
- the trpD gene encoding anthranilate phosphoribosyltransferase; this encodes MNIKPFFEKLIAHQDLNVEEMQSFMRACMRGELSDVQIASFLSLMRMKGETVEELTSAATVMLELAHVIELGDGLIDIVGTGGDGKNTFNVSTISSFVVAAAGVKVAKHGNRSVSSKSGSADLLSHAGFQIELSDEALQLCMQECGLSFLFAPHFHRAMQHARNARQQLGIRTLFNLLGPLINPAGVKRQVVGVFQSRWLEPLAKVLANLGSERSLVINSQDGLDEVSISALTDVIEYRGGEFNSWQINPKSYDCFSENLNAIIVDSPAQSLFLAEQVLNGEKGPARNIVLLNAATALYCANDQLAFEQALEQAKQAIDSGEAAKRFKHLKELTQRAGQ